The following proteins come from a genomic window of Nostoc sp. ATCC 53789:
- a CDS encoding transposase yields MENISQWVGIDVSKATLDVYIRPMGKALKVANTEVEISHLVEQLKSFDLNLIVLEATGGLETELIIQLQAALLPVALINPRLGRDFAKATGRLAKTDAIDAQILAHFGEAMKPQVLAIESETARQLGELISRRRQLVEMQTAEKNRRARARGKALADIEAHIEYLEERLKQLNQQIQELTQNNQQWIDKVNLLKTTPGIGQVISTTLVSDLPELGQLTAKQISRLVGVAPINHDSGQHKGKRMINGGRAHVRATLYMGAVVAMRHNPVIKAFYQRLVERGKSKKLALTACVHKMLVILNAMVRDNLPWCLTDNFKPIVNV; encoded by the coding sequence ATGGAAAATATTTCTCAATGGGTAGGCATTGATGTGAGTAAAGCAACTCTCGATGTTTATATCCGTCCAATGGGTAAAGCATTGAAAGTTGCTAATACAGAAGTAGAAATATCTCATCTAGTAGAACAACTCAAATCATTTGATTTAAATCTGATTGTGTTAGAAGCAACAGGAGGATTAGAAACAGAACTTATTATCCAATTGCAGGCAGCACTTTTACCAGTAGCATTAATTAATCCACGCCTTGGAAGAGATTTTGCGAAAGCCACAGGTCGGTTGGCAAAAACTGATGCTATTGATGCACAAATTTTGGCACACTTTGGGGAAGCAATGAAACCCCAGGTGTTAGCAATTGAATCTGAAACAGCGCGTCAACTGGGCGAATTAATTAGTCGCAGAAGACAGTTAGTCGAGATGCAGACTGCTGAGAAAAATCGTCGGGCGCGTGCCCGTGGTAAAGCATTAGCAGATATTGAGGCTCATATTGAATATCTTGAAGAGCGTCTCAAACAGCTCAATCAACAAATTCAGGAATTGACGCAAAATAATCAACAATGGATTGATAAAGTCAATTTACTCAAAACTACTCCTGGTATTGGTCAAGTTATTTCTACTACCCTCGTTTCTGACTTACCAGAACTCGGTCAATTAACTGCCAAACAAATCTCTCGTTTAGTTGGTGTTGCACCGATCAATCATGATAGTGGTCAACACAAAGGTAAGCGGATGATTAATGGTGGTCGTGCCCATGTTCGAGCGACTCTTTATATGGGTGCTGTGGTTGCTATGCGTCATAATCCCGTTATCAAAGCCTTTTATCAGCGCCTTGTCGAACGTGGTAAATCCAAAAAATTGGCCCTAACTGCTTGCGTTCATAAGATGTTAGTCATTTTAAATGCAATGGTTCGAGATAATTTGCCTTGGTGTCTAACTGACAACTTTAAACCAATTGTCAATGTTTAA
- a CDS encoding type II toxin-antitoxin system Phd/YefM family antitoxin — protein MSITVNVSEVTAKFSELLSQVLLGEEVVIAQKGIPVARLVALTDTASPRIPGLDKGKVIIAPDFDEPLPEDILNDFDSSNLV, from the coding sequence ATGAGTATCACCGTTAATGTTTCTGAAGTAACTGCCAAGTTTTCTGAATTGCTGAGTCAGGTATTACTTGGTGAAGAAGTGGTGATTGCACAGAAAGGTATTCCAGTTGCACGCCTAGTAGCTCTCACAGATACAGCCTCACCTCGAATTCCAGGATTGGATAAAGGTAAAGTTATCATTGCACCAGATTTTGACGAGCCTTTACCAGAAGATATCCTAAATGATTTTGACAGTTCTAATCTAGTTTAG
- a CDS encoding type II toxin-antitoxin system VapC family toxin, with protein MRALLDTHVFIWWVTDDPQLSSTSRSIIADSGNILFLSVASVWEIVIKTKSGKLTLPEPVEEYIPNRLALNRFESLDIQMTHTLQVANLPNIHRDPFDRILIAQSQVENLPIVTIDQKIAQYSVEIIW; from the coding sequence ATGAGAGCTTTACTGGATACTCATGTATTTATTTGGTGGGTAACAGATGACCCTCAGTTATCTTCCACTAGTCGCAGTATAATTGCTGATTCAGGTAATATTTTATTTCTGAGCGTGGCAAGTGTTTGGGAGATTGTCATCAAGACTAAATCGGGTAAGCTAACTTTACCTGAACCTGTAGAAGAATATATTCCAAACCGACTAGCACTAAACCGCTTCGAGAGTCTAGACATTCAAATGACACACACTCTACAGGTTGCCAATTTGCCAAACATCCACCGAGATCCGTTTGACCGGATTCTGATTGCCCAAAGTCAAGTAGAGAATTTGCCAATTGTAACCATAGACCAGAAAATTGCACAGTATTCTGTCGAGATTATCTGGTAA
- a CDS encoding tetratricopeptide repeat protein — MLHEDLQHKDYVAIAGMGGVGKTELATQYARRYQQDYGGITWFNDRETNLAAEVLEFFRLQFDLEIPQELGERFLSLEEQVAWCWSRYPNSELPILIVFDDVTDLDNLRQVVPKDNRFQVLITTRLRHLDPNFIQEISLDVLSPQKEPGKALELLKRLLGEKDKRVENQPQAATNICECLEYLPLGIELVGAYLVRDPDISLDMMFGRLQERKLAEEALQDRKTIHPTQLGVKAAFALTWEELDPLAQQLGRFLSLFSPALILWDLVIWVATVGGEGENQEERQLTWSEDELNQAKKQLYGRNLLQLVEEREGCYKIHALVRWFLQEELANSGETKSVLETIFATAMITLAQSLPNSPTSKQIESIRDIVPHLEDLSKRIIAEIKEAKEVQIISLASVPNDELIWIFVGIGRFYNGQGLYQLAEPWSRECVNVFQSLFAGDHLDVATSLNNLAGLYNSQGRYSEAKPLYIEALAMRKRLFAGDHSDVATSLNNLAGLYNSQGRYSEAEPLYVEALAMRKRLFACDHPDMATILNNLAFLYYSQGRYSDTEPLYVEALAMRKRLFAGDHPDVAASLNNLALLYYSQGRYSKAEPLYVEVLAMRKRLFAGDHPDVAASLNNLAGLYNSQGCYSEAEPLYVEALAMRKRLFAGDHPDMATTLNNLAFLYYSQGRYSEAEPLYVEALAMRKRLFAGDHPDMAASLNNLALLYYSQGRYSEAEPLYVEALAMTKRLFAGDHPDVAASLNNLAALYNSQGRYSEAESLYVEALAMRKRLFAGDHPDVAASLNNLALLYNSQERYSEAEPLYVETLAMRKRLFAGDHPDMATTLNNLAFLYYSQGRYSEAEPLYVEALAMTKRLFAGDHPDVAASLNNLAALYKRQGRYSEAEPLYVEALAMTKRLFAGDHPDMAASLNNLAFLYYSQERYSKAEPLYVEALAMCQRVLGVNHPTTTTIRENLAILQRQSTPRAIWLRRLGQFVQILLAILILPFYLLWRLAKKLIRN; from the coding sequence ATGCTGCATGAAGACTTGCAGCACAAAGACTATGTAGCAATAGCGGGAATGGGAGGCGTAGGCAAAACTGAATTAGCCACCCAATACGCTAGACGATATCAACAAGATTATGGCGGGATTACCTGGTTTAACGACAGAGAAACCAATCTCGCCGCCGAAGTTTTAGAGTTTTTTCGGTTGCAGTTTGATTTGGAGATTCCCCAAGAATTAGGAGAAAGATTTTTAAGCCTTGAAGAACAAGTCGCCTGGTGTTGGTCTAGATATCCTAACTCTGAGTTGCCGATTTTAATCGTCTTCGATGACGTAACTGATTTAGACAACCTCCGCCAAGTCGTTCCCAAGGATAACCGCTTCCAAGTTTTAATTACTACTCGACTGCGGCATTTAGACCCGAATTTTATTCAAGAGATTTCCTTAGATGTTCTCTCACCCCAAAAAGAACCAGGCAAAGCCTTAGAACTGTTAAAACGGCTGTTGGGGGAAAAAGATAAGCGAGTTGAAAACCAACCACAAGCCGCAACAAATATATGTGAATGTCTGGAATATTTGCCTTTGGGGATAGAGTTAGTAGGAGCTTATTTGGTACGCGACCCGGACATATCTTTAGATATGATGTTTGGGCGATTGCAAGAACGTAAATTAGCAGAAGAAGCTTTACAAGACCGGAAAACCATTCACCCAACTCAATTGGGGGTCAAAGCCGCCTTTGCTTTAACTTGGGAAGAACTCGACCCACTGGCGCAACAATTAGGAAGATTTTTGAGTTTATTTTCTCCTGCACTGATTCTTTGGGATTTGGTTATTTGGGTGGCAACAGTTGGAGGGGAGGGAGAAAATCAGGAAGAAAGACAGCTAACTTGGTCAGAAGATGAATTAAACCAAGCTAAAAAGCAACTTTACGGGCGTAACTTGCTGCAACTGGTAGAAGAAAGAGAAGGATGTTATAAAATTCATGCCTTAGTGCGGTGGTTTTTGCAAGAGGAGTTAGCAAACTCTGGCGAAACCAAATCGGTTTTAGAAACAATCTTTGCCACCGCCATGATAACCCTTGCCCAAAGCCTTCCCAATTCACCCACTTCTAAGCAGATTGAAAGCATCAGAGATATCGTTCCCCATCTCGAAGACCTGAGTAAACGCATAATTGCAGAGATAAAAGAAGCAAAAGAGGTACAGATAATTTCTTTAGCTTCAGTCCCCAATGATGAACTAATTTGGATATTTGTGGGGATAGGAAGATTTTACAATGGACAAGGATTATATCAATTAGCAGAACCTTGGAGTAGAGAATGCGTAAATGTTTTCCAATCCTTGTTTGCTGGCGACCATCTGGATGTGGCTACTAGCTTGAACAATTTAGCTGGTCTTTACAATAGCCAAGGACGCTACAGCGAAGCCAAACCTCTGTACATTGAAGCTTTGGCAATGAGAAAACGCCTGTTTGCTGGCGACCATTCGGATGTGGCTACTAGCTTGAACAATTTAGCTGGTCTTTACAATAGCCAAGGGCGCTACAGCGAAGCCGAACCTTTGTACGTAGAAGCTTTGGCAATGAGAAAGCGCCTGTTTGCTTGCGACCATCCGGATATGGCTACTATCTTGAACAATTTAGCTTTCCTCTACTATAGCCAAGGGCGCTATAGCGACACCGAACCTTTGTACGTAGAAGCTTTGGCAATGAGAAAGCGCCTGTTTGCTGGCGACCATCCGGATGTGGCTGCTAGCTTGAACAATTTAGCTTTGCTCTACTATAGCCAAGGGCGCTACAGCAAAGCCGAACCTTTGTACGTAGAAGTTTTGGCAATGAGAAAGCGCCTGTTTGCTGGCGACCATCCGGATGTGGCTGCTAGCTTGAACAATTTAGCTGGTCTTTACAATAGCCAAGGGTGCTACAGCGAAGCCGAACCTTTGTACGTAGAAGCTTTGGCAATGAGAAAGCGCCTGTTTGCTGGCGACCATCCGGATATGGCTACTACCTTGAACAATTTAGCTTTCCTCTACTATAGCCAAGGGCGCTATAGCGAAGCCGAACCTTTGTACGTAGAAGCTTTGGCAATGAGAAAGCGCCTGTTTGCTGGCGACCATCCGGATATGGCTGCTAGCTTGAACAATTTAGCTTTGCTCTACTATAGCCAAGGACGCTACAGCGAAGCCGAACCTCTGTACGTAGAAGCTTTGGCAATGACAAAGCGCCTGTTTGCTGGCGACCATCCGGATGTGGCTGCTAGCTTGAACAATTTAGCTGCTCTCTACAATAGCCAAGGGCGCTACAGCGAAGCCGAATCTCTGTACGTAGAAGCTTTGGCAATGAGAAAGCGCCTGTTTGCTGGCGACCATCCGGATGTAGCTGCTAGCTTGAACAATTTAGCTTTGCTCTACAATAGCCAAGAACGCTACAGCGAAGCCGAACCTTTGTACGTAGAAACTTTGGCAATGAGAAAGCGCCTGTTTGCTGGCGACCATCCGGATATGGCTACTACCTTGAACAATTTAGCTTTTCTCTACTATAGCCAAGGACGCTACAGCGAAGCCGAACCTTTGTACGTAGAAGCTTTGGCAATGACAAAGCGCCTGTTTGCTGGCGACCATCCAGATGTGGCTGCTAGCTTGAACAATTTAGCTGCTCTCTACAAAAGGCAAGGACGCTACAGCGAAGCCGAACCTTTGTACGTAGAAGCTTTGGCAATGACAAAGCGCCTGTTTGCTGGCGACCATCCGGATATGGCTGCTAGCCTGAACAATTTAGCTTTCCTCTACTATAGCCAAGAACGCTATAGCAAAGCTGAACCTCTGTACGTAGAAGCTTTGGCAATGTGCCAACGAGTGTTAGGAGTTAATCATCCCACTACAACAACAATTCGAGAAAATCTAGCAATCCTGCAACGCCAGTCTACTCCCCGTGCTATCTGGTTACGTCGATTAGGTCAGTTTGTGCAAATTTTGTTAGCGATATTAATTTTACCTTTTTATCTGTTGTGGCGATTGGCTAAAAAATTAATTCGTAATTAA